The sequence below is a genomic window from Coffea arabica cultivar ET-39 chromosome 8e, Coffea Arabica ET-39 HiFi, whole genome shotgun sequence.
atatatatataatcgtaTCGGCTCGCATGCTAACGAACTAAGTATTTTTGAATTTgatctcgagttcgagttcTAGTTTGACTTGATCAACTTAAACTCGACCCGAACTCGGACTCAAGTTACTCGCGTGCagttcgattcgtttgcaaccctagtGGTGATTGAATCTAAATCCATCCAAGTATTTTTTttactcaaaagaaaatgaataatcCATCCATCCTAAATAAGCAAAAGAATGGCACAGACTTCTATGAGGATGTTAGTCACGGGATTGCCTTGTGCATATGTGcttagttgtttttttttttttcgggaaAAGTTTATGGTTAGTCTTGTGATACAACAAAAAATGATGTACctaacacaaaaaataaaaattgcatACATTTAGCAGATTCTCTCGCAATTAACGAAAAAGCATTACTGGCCAGCCAGCCTTGATTCACATGTCTGAGATAACTTGGAAACTAGCTTGCTGTATAAATACCAGGCTTATTAGCCAATCTTAACCATCACATCAAACACCTGGATAAGCTTTTCGCAATTTAGTCACCCTATCTAGTTCCTATTATCAAAGTTTTGTGAGCAAAAAAATGGATTCGAAAAGATCCAAATCAACTGTCATTTTCCTATCTATTAACATTTTCTTCTTTGTCCTCGTAAGTGCATGCAACACACCATCTCCACCAATGCCAAAGCCAATTCCAAACCCAACCCCTACCCCAACTAAGGGAAGTTGCCCAAGGGATGCCCTGAAGTTAGGGGTATGTGCCAAGTTGCTGAGCATTGGAACTGTTATTGGAAACCCTCCAGATACTCCATGCTGCTCCATACTTGGCGGCCTTCTTGACCTTGAAGCTGCAATTTGCCTTTGCACGGCTCTGAGAGCCAACATTCTTGGAATCAACCTTAACATCCCTATTTCACTCAGCTTGCTCGTCAACACTTGCGGGAAAAAACTCCCCTCAGACTTCATCTGTGCTTAGGCTCCGCTTAGCTAGCTAGCTGCATAACTTTTGAGTTTTTCCGCTGTTTAACTTAATTACTTGATTTCCGGTTTCCCAAGTGCTCAATAACTCTTACATTGAGATTGTCATACTTCTGATCGTAATTCTCAAGTTCTCATTGTgttatatttattttctatgtttTTGGAGCTTGAACGCTTGATTGCTAGAGGTGTTAAGTAAcgtttatattttatttttcttcatttcgaCTTTGCTTAGTCGATTCCTTGACTTTCTAGTGCTTAGCACTTTGGTCCTTCACTACTTTTgaaatttgtttccttttcttttttacgCGAATTATGGGCTACTCTTTAAAAATATATACGTAAATAATATAGTATACTATTttataaatgataaaaaatctAAGATGTAGTTGGTAAGGTTGAAGCAAAACATCTTtgcatgcaaaataaaatagggaaaaaaaaatctttgcaTGCGTActtatttaaaacaaaacaaaaaaaactgaAGGCACGTGAATCATTTGACCGAGCTAGGCCAAGTTGGGTTCCTAGGACCATTATGCAGATTCTGCCCTGCCTAATGAAAGGACATAAGAGGCCAAGAGTTTTCTACCTGACTAGCGCATTTTCCGAACGGGCGATCTTCGACGCAAGGAAAGCGAGTACTCGAATGCGATAGCATGCGAATTCCTTGGATCAGGCCTGAAAATAACGAAAATATATAGCATCAGTAGATTATTCTTTTCACGTAGgaaggagaaggaaaaagaaaagggttttTGTATCATCAGAACTAATTTAGTACTATGAAATATGCTTTTAAGCTCGTTTTTTTAATCAATGCATGGAATCAGTTTGGAAGAGGGGAAGAATCAGACAGCAGCAGTAGTGCAATACCAATAGATGTTGCAAAGATAAATTTCTCATAGACACAAACATAAGGGTTAATTACACTTTTCTCCTCTAAACTTGGCCCTTAGTAACACTTTGTCCCCTGACCCCCAACCCCCTCTCCTCCAATGACAAACTCCAAATTTATACACTTTATCCCTTGTGGTTAACTTATTGACaggattaaaataaaattatattttacacaaCTACAACATCCCCAGCTCATTCATAAACACATGTAACATTTGTGACATAATAAATATCCATTTTTTCACTAGGTACTAAGGGGCGCAATCAACTCGCGAGCGGCTTGGTAAAAAGCttggctcgagctcgagctactCGTTACATtcaacgagtcgagttcgagctccaAAAATAAATACTCGAGTGCTTGACGAGCTTAATCGAGtttttatattatatttatattatatattttgaaaaaaaattatagatttaTTCCAaaactcaaactcgagctcgagtagatCGGACTTGTTATTTACTCGAGCTCAAACAAGTCAAGCTCGagtctaaatttttttactCGTCCGAGCTTGAGTAGCACTGATTCTgattgagctcgagctcgagtatggtgctactcgagctcgacttggCTCGATAGTACCTCTAACTAAATCCATTTAAACACAATAACACAATGTATTTGCTCTTTCAATAATAAAAAGAATTAGaaaatctacaaaaaaaaattagcctAAATAGATCAATATTTTTATCTCAATATTGATAGCAATGCTTGTTTTAGATTAAATAAAGTTAATTAGTGCATTTAGAATGAaaattatttgataattaatttttgaaatagtGTAgaatccaaaatatatatatatatatatatatatatatatatatatatatatatatatatatatatatatatatatatataaaggaagGTATGATTGTGGATCTTATTGATTCGTAAGAATGTTGTGAAAATTAAAAGGAAAGCAAAAATTATGATGCCAATCCATTTAtaatttagagaaaaaaaaagagaagcaaTGAAAAACTAGTGtaaaaagttttgaaaattttaaattcttttttagtccaaaacaaaattttcgaTTCTTTGTTTtaccatcttttctttttttatatatatatcatgtGACTCCACATTTTTTCTAATAAGATATTTCATATTTCGACTAAAAGGATAGCATTATTCCACAATCATTATGTATggatattaattttattttgtcaaaaatttagATTAAAAATTCATCATTAACGTTTGACTAATCAATGAAGGGGATAATGTGTATATATCTAAATTCAGGGGGGTAAAGAAAGGGAGAGTGGAGGAGAAAAAGAGAGTAGTGGTGAAAAGAGAAAGATGACGCGGTCTAGTCTCGCCTAAATCGGATAAGAAACAGGAGGTAAGTAATAGGTAAGGGAAGAGAGAATAGTGAGGACATAAatagaggaaaaagagaaagaggaaaagaaagagaaagatggtggcgaggaaaaaggaaagaagaaggagaagaaggtGTGGCGAAAGTAAGAAGAAGAATGGTGGAAAAGGTGGGGATGATGGTCATGGGAAGATGTGGAATAGTGAGGGAGAATCGATGTGCAAGAGGAGGAGGAATGTGTCTTTTTGAAGTATGTTTTTATAAAAATTGAAATGTTTTAATAAGGTACCGTAActaagggtgcgtttgatataactgaaatttaaaaactaaaatctgaaatttgaaatctgaagtctaaacctattaaattattgaattgttaagtattaaatctaatacatttgagtacaTATCACAGTCAGTGATAAttgaatagcttatcacttaattttgagagTAAATTTTGTCTTGAAAATTCAgtaccatttaattaatttagatattcaatttttggttgTGAAACagtctgaatatgttaagatctgattccattaaatttaagtgttgaattggattACAAATAGGATCTAAATAAGACTCTGtctatcaaaaatcaaatcagatTTTCGTTGCCACTTAATCAGTCgcaattcagtgccacttattCATTCAACACCAAGTGTCCAGT
It includes:
- the LOC140013046 gene encoding 14 kDa proline-rich protein DC2.15-like — protein: MDSKRSKSTVIFLSINIFFFVLVSACNTPSPPMPKPIPNPTPTPTKGSCPRDALKLGVCAKLLSIGTVIGNPPDTPCCSILGGLLDLEAAICLCTALRANILGINLNIPISLSLLVNTCGKKLPSDFICA